In Bacteroidota bacterium, a single genomic region encodes these proteins:
- a CDS encoding T9SS C-terminal target domain-containing protein: MKRINKLILAATAFYFVTNTVQSKENVGQIPKQTSVTQQNSMKLATVCSQSGSRIDLDLNNVRTKILGGGDMWWDLKDVKYEIPKDSKKHSLFAGSLWIGGYTNGNLKVAAMTYRQSGNDFWPGPLDGTASVDATVCAQYDKHFVITRKEVQEFVSNWSPGVGVPASIEGWPAFDRFNNAGITQPLAPFYDKDQNGEYNPSDGGDYPGYSLNNEMGNCKTEAQLFGDRTLWWVFNDKGNVHSESETPQIGLEIHAQAFAFQTNDEINNMTFYQYQVFNRSTDNLQECYLGMWVDPDLGNPNDDFIGCDVARGLGYCYNGDADDDGNGENSYGLNPPAIGVDYFQGPLADFDQLDNPADSTFNGTGYGDGIVDNERLGMEKFMFYRNDFSLEGNPSQQIHYYNYLQGKWKDNNPITYGGTGHLSSTILCDFMYPGDTDPNNSTPWFQTGTAYDGRFMHSSGPFTLQPGAVNLVTVGAVWARTSSGGPMESVNLMKAADDKAQRLFDNCFKVLDGPDAPDLSFRELDREIIVYIKNKPNSNNAQDKYLEVDPTITSPPGLIPPYDPYYRFQGYQIFQMRYPESSIADIYFPDLARLVAQCDIKDGVTQLTNFKFDASINANVPQIEVVGADNGITKSFRLTQDMFATGDKRMVNHKSYYYFALAYAYNNYKTYDQGNPNSFDGQKAPYKAGRNNVGVGGKPYTVIPHIIAPENSGTYANSEYGMQPEVTRIEGQGNGGNYLELTEASENAIIGNPNFKTVTYQAGAGPINVKVIDPLRIQPTSFTLKLTPVAYTPEGIDKATWVLINDKTGEKAYSDNGINIGSEVITDWGISVSLQQAVNPGDDNAINNGLISSSITFSNNTKRWLSGVPDADFPFPVNWIRAGTVSNTPQDIVNDDYAGLDEGSVYESLIPANIGYGSGGTWAPYQLCATTQLASVPGSTVSGGFAGVAWKGSLVMGNVTNFEKIASVDVVITSDQSKWTRCVVFETNDDTTKFPSQAPTRKFDLRDAQSVGKDGLPDASGTRGMSWFPGYAINIETGERLNMAFGEDSHFDGVNSLTNENGADMIWNPTANADLQGAFSTVPNPAFGGRHYVYIFNHNTTQFETGTSEDQTNVPAYDSCKFVYGKMSSTNFHPNEPSKRAVFKDIMWAGIPLLAPNQQFMSSDVRIKLRVTKPFENNYAANGYRIDKTINTDGPRANPAQNNNYPMYSFNTFTFAPKTYDKTTAENALNLINVVPNPYYGFSNYEQNRVDNEIKITNLPQKCTIKIYTLNGTLIREFSKDETLTSLNWDLKNQVGIPIASGAYIIHVDVPNVGEKIIKWFGALRPLDLDNY; the protein is encoded by the coding sequence TTTTATTTTGTAACCAACACTGTTCAATCGAAAGAGAATGTTGGTCAAATTCCAAAGCAAACATCAGTTACCCAACAAAACTCCATGAAGTTGGCTACTGTTTGTTCCCAAAGTGGTTCTCGAATCGATTTGGATTTGAATAACGTGCGCACTAAGATATTGGGTGGTGGCGATATGTGGTGGGATTTAAAGGATGTGAAATATGAAATACCCAAAGACTCAAAAAAGCACTCTTTATTCGCCGGGTCGCTATGGATTGGAGGATATACGAATGGTAACCTTAAGGTGGCTGCTATGACGTACCGTCAAAGTGGAAATGATTTTTGGCCGGGACCTTTGGATGGAACTGCATCTGTTGACGCTACGGTTTGTGCTCAATACGATAAGCATTTTGTGATTACACGAAAGGAAGTGCAAGAATTTGTTAGCAATTGGTCGCCAGGCGTTGGAGTTCCCGCTTCAATTGAAGGATGGCCTGCATTTGATCGATTTAATAATGCCGGAATTACTCAACCTCTTGCTCCTTTTTACGATAAGGATCAAAACGGGGAGTACAATCCTTCCGATGGTGGCGATTACCCTGGATATAGCTTAAACAATGAAATGGGAAATTGTAAAACCGAAGCGCAACTTTTTGGTGACCGTACCTTGTGGTGGGTTTTTAACGATAAGGGAAATGTGCATTCTGAATCAGAAACACCACAAATCGGGTTGGAAATACACGCTCAAGCATTTGCCTTCCAAACCAATGATGAGATTAACAACATGACCTTTTATCAGTATCAAGTATTCAATCGTTCAACCGATAATTTACAAGAATGCTACTTAGGAATGTGGGTTGACCCGGATTTAGGTAACCCCAATGATGATTTTATTGGCTGCGATGTTGCCAGAGGATTAGGATACTGTTATAATGGCGATGCCGATGATGATGGTAACGGTGAAAACAGTTATGGTTTGAACCCTCCTGCTATTGGGGTAGATTATTTTCAAGGGCCGCTTGCCGATTTTGATCAACTTGACAATCCTGCGGATTCTACATTTAACGGAACAGGTTACGGAGACGGCATAGTGGATAATGAGCGTTTGGGGATGGAGAAATTTATGTTTTACAGAAATGACTTTTCTTTGGAGGGGAATCCTTCTCAACAAATCCACTACTATAATTACTTGCAAGGGAAATGGAAGGACAATAACCCTATAACTTATGGTGGAACGGGACACTTAAGCAGTACAATTTTATGTGATTTTATGTATCCAGGCGACACCGACCCAAATAATAGCACACCGTGGTTTCAAACAGGAACAGCTTATGATGGGCGTTTTATGCACTCTTCCGGTCCTTTTACCTTACAGCCGGGTGCTGTGAATTTGGTAACTGTTGGTGCTGTTTGGGCAAGAACAAGTTCCGGGGGACCAATGGAATCTGTTAACTTAATGAAAGCAGCGGATGATAAGGCACAACGTTTGTTTGACAATTGCTTTAAAGTTTTGGATGGACCGGATGCGCCAGATTTAAGCTTTAGAGAGTTGGATCGAGAGATAATTGTTTACATTAAAAATAAGCCGAATTCAAATAATGCGCAAGATAAATATTTAGAAGTTGATCCAACAATTACTTCACCTCCCGGCTTAATTCCACCTTATGATCCATATTATCGTTTTCAAGGCTATCAAATTTTTCAAATGAGATATCCTGAATCTTCCATTGCCGACATTTATTTCCCTGATTTGGCTCGATTGGTGGCTCAATGCGATATTAAGGATGGTGTTACGCAGCTCACTAATTTTAAGTTTGATGCAAGCATTAATGCGAATGTACCGCAAATTGAAGTTGTTGGTGCAGATAATGGAATTACAAAGTCGTTCCGATTAACTCAGGACATGTTTGCCACAGGTGATAAGCGAATGGTGAACCATAAATCGTATTATTATTTTGCGCTTGCTTATGCATATAACAATTACAAAACATACGATCAAGGAAATCCAAATTCGTTTGATGGACAAAAGGCCCCCTACAAAGCAGGGCGTAATAATGTTGGTGTTGGAGGTAAACCTTATACAGTAATACCACATATAATTGCTCCAGAGAACAGCGGTACTTATGCTAATTCTGAGTATGGGATGCAACCCGAGGTAACTCGAATTGAAGGTCAAGGAAATGGGGGCAATTATTTGGAACTTACAGAAGCTTCAGAAAACGCAATCATTGGTAACCCGAATTTTAAAACGGTTACTTATCAAGCAGGTGCAGGTCCAATAAATGTGAAAGTTATTGATCCTTTGCGTATTCAACCTACATCTTTTACTTTAAAATTGACTCCTGTTGCTTATACTCCGGAAGGAATAGACAAGGCAACTTGGGTGCTAATTAATGATAAAACAGGTGAAAAGGCATATTCTGATAATGGAATTAATATTGGTTCCGAGGTAATTACAGATTGGGGTATTTCAGTTAGTCTGCAACAAGCTGTAAATCCGGGAGATGACAATGCTATAAATAATGGCCTTATTTCAAGCTCTATTACGTTTTCCAATAATACAAAAAGATGGTTGTCGGGAGTTCCGGATGCAGATTTTCCTTTTCCTGTAAATTGGATTAGAGCAGGAACGGTTTCGAACACACCACAAGATATAGTGAATGATGATTATGCAGGATTAGATGAAGGTTCTGTTTATGAAAGTCTCATCCCTGCAAATATTGGTTATGGCTCAGGAGGAACTTGGGCACCGTATCAACTTTGTGCCACAACTCAATTGGCAAGCGTTCCTGGTTCAACTGTGAGTGGAGGATTTGCCGGTGTGGCATGGAAAGGTTCATTGGTAATGGGTAATGTTACCAATTTTGAAAAGATTGCAAGTGTTGATGTAGTTATTACCAGCGATCAATCCAAATGGACACGCTGCGTTGTTTTTGAAACCAATGACGATACAACTAAATTTCCATCGCAAGCGCCAACCCGCAAATTCGACTTACGTGATGCGCAATCTGTTGGGAAAGATGGTTTGCCGGATGCAAGCGGTACACGTGGTATGAGTTGGTTTCCTGGCTATGCCATTAACATCGAAACCGGAGAACGCTTAAATATGGCTTTTGGTGAGGATTCTCATTTTGATGGTGTTAATTCATTGACCAACGAAAATGGAGCGGATATGATTTGGAATCCTACTGCGAATGCAGATTTGCAAGGAGCTTTTTCAACAGTACCTAATCCGGCTTTTGGAGGTAGACATTATGTATACATATTTAATCATAATACTACCCAATTTGAAACTGGAACAAGCGAGGATCAAACCAATGTTCCGGCTTATGATTCCTGTAAATTTGTGTATGGTAAAATGAGTTCAACCAATTTCCATCCAAACGAGCCGTCCAAACGTGCTGTATTTAAAGATATTATGTGGGCTGGAATTCCATTACTTGCGCCTAATCAGCAATTTATGTCAAGTGATGTGCGTATTAAATTGAGAGTAACCAAACCGTTTGAAAATAATTATGCTGCCAATGGTTATCGAATTGATAAGACAATAAACACAGATGGTCCAAGAGCAAATCCGGCTCAGAACAATAACTATCCGATGTATAGTTTTAACACATTTACTTTTGCACCTAAAACTTACGATAAGACAACAGCTGAGAATGCACTTAATTTAATAAATGTTGTTCCAAACCCGTATTATGGTTTTTCAAACTATGAGCAAAATCGTGTAGATAATGAGATTAAAATTACCAATTTACCTCAAAAATGTACGATAAAAATATATACCTTAAATGGTACTTTAATTCGTGAGTTTTCGAAGGATGAAACGTTAACTTCCCTAAACTGGGATTTGAAAAATCAGGTTGGTATTCCCATTGCCAGTGGCGCTTACATAATACATGTGGACGTACCAAATGTGGGCGAAAAAATAATAAAATGGTTTGGAGCATTGCGACCATTAGATTTGGACAATTATTAA
- a CDS encoding PorV/PorQ family protein — protein MRNSFKLICSSFILISFLTSVEDGFAGNPDRKGQAGASELLINPWSRSSGFGNANASSVRGLEASYLNIAGTAFTKKTEVLFSHTNWLKGSGVSINSFGLTQRVGESGVMGLGVVATSLGDIPITTTEQPEGKIGNFSPRFLNLGLSYAKEFSHSIYGGINVKIISESIADLKATGVAFDAGIQYVTGKRDNVHFGISLKNVGAPLKYSGDGFAVKNNAGSYVYTVEQRAAKFEMPSLIIVSGAYDFYTAPSDSVNKITLAYSFVSNSFTSNQHCIGLEYSFRKMFMLRGGYVYEQDLLDDKLRTTALTGPTAGVTFEVPLNKNGSTFGIDYSYRASNPFQGSHSLGFRINL, from the coding sequence ATGAGAAATAGTTTTAAATTAATTTGTTCCAGCTTTATTCTTATTTCATTCCTAACTTCGGTGGAGGATGGTTTTGCGGGAAATCCAGATAGAAAGGGTCAAGCTGGAGCATCTGAGCTGCTGATTAATCCATGGTCAAGATCATCCGGATTTGGGAATGCGAATGCTTCATCGGTTAGAGGTTTGGAGGCTTCCTATTTAAATATTGCAGGGACTGCCTTTACCAAAAAGACCGAAGTGCTTTTTTCGCATACCAATTGGTTGAAAGGATCTGGAGTTAGTATTAATTCTTTTGGGTTAACACAACGCGTAGGTGAATCGGGTGTGATGGGTTTAGGAGTTGTTGCAACCAGCTTAGGTGATATTCCAATTACAACTACCGAACAACCTGAAGGGAAAATTGGTAATTTTTCACCACGATTTTTAAACCTTGGCTTGTCTTATGCGAAAGAGTTTTCACATAGCATATACGGTGGTATTAATGTAAAAATTATTTCCGAATCAATTGCCGATTTAAAAGCCACAGGTGTTGCATTTGACGCTGGTATTCAATATGTAACAGGAAAAAGAGACAATGTACATTTTGGTATATCTTTGAAAAATGTTGGTGCTCCCTTAAAATATTCGGGAGATGGATTTGCAGTTAAAAATAATGCAGGAAGTTATGTTTATACTGTTGAACAACGTGCTGCAAAATTTGAAATGCCATCTTTAATTATTGTATCCGGAGCTTATGATTTTTATACTGCTCCTAGTGATTCAGTAAATAAAATTACCTTAGCTTATTCCTTTGTTTCTAACTCTTTTACTTCCAACCAACATTGTATTGGATTGGAGTATAGTTTTAGAAAAATGTTTATGCTTCGGGGCGGTTATGTGTATGAACAAGATTTGCTTGACGATAAACTCAGAACAACAGCGCTTACAGGCCCTACTGCAGGTGTGACTTTTGAAGTTCCTTTAAATAAAAATGGTTCAACATTCGGAATTGATTATTCTTATCGAGCTTCCAACCCTTTTCAAGGATCACATAGTTTAGGTTTCAGAATCAACCTATAG